From Candidatus Hydrogenedentota bacterium, the proteins below share one genomic window:
- the rplD gene encoding 50S ribosomal protein L4 — protein sequence MAAAKVFEADGREAGSVDLSDAVFDVPANPTLIKDVAVSLRNAQRQGNAETKVRREVSGGGAKPYRQKGTGHARHGSNREPQMRGGGTVFGPQKRSYRQKVTAASRNKALCCVLSDRVRTNALCVLRELQCDAPKTKPLVELLSRLRPSEERTLLVTAEASRPVMLSARNIPRVAIRTAADVNALDVLEAKRIVLVYDAVAKLEERLS from the coding sequence ATGGCAGCGGCGAAAGTATTCGAGGCGGATGGCCGCGAGGCGGGGTCGGTGGACCTCAGCGACGCTGTGTTTGATGTGCCTGCCAACCCGACGCTGATCAAGGATGTGGCGGTTTCGCTGCGAAATGCCCAGCGGCAAGGCAATGCGGAGACGAAGGTTCGCCGGGAAGTGAGTGGCGGAGGCGCGAAGCCCTATCGCCAGAAAGGCACGGGGCATGCGCGCCACGGTAGTAATCGTGAGCCGCAGATGCGCGGTGGCGGCACGGTGTTTGGCCCTCAGAAGCGGAGTTATCGCCAGAAGGTGACGGCCGCGTCTCGAAACAAGGCGCTGTGCTGCGTTCTGAGCGACCGTGTACGCACAAACGCGCTGTGTGTGTTGCGCGAACTCCAGTGCGATGCGCCAAAGACGAAGCCGCTTGTGGAACTGCTTTCGCGGCTGCGTCCGAGTGAGGAGCGCACGCTGCTGGTGACGGCGGAGGCGAGCAGGCCGGTCATGTTGTCGGCGCGCAATATCCCGCGGGTGGCCATTCGGACCGCGGCGGATGTGAATGCCCTGGATGTACTGGAAGCGAAACGCATCGTCCTGGTGTATGACGCCGTGGCGAAGCTTGAGGAGCGCCTGTCATGA
- the rplW gene encoding 50S ribosomal protein L23, whose amino-acid sequence MSRNPHDIVKAPVITEESTIQSETRNQYAFRVDPRANKAEIRDAVERLFNVKVLSVNTSNYAGKRRRRGLQYGRTAHWKKAIVTLHEGDSIDLI is encoded by the coding sequence ATGAGCCGGAACCCGCATGATATCGTCAAGGCGCCGGTGATCACAGAGGAGTCGACGATCCAGAGCGAAACGCGGAATCAATATGCGTTTCGCGTCGATCCCCGGGCCAATAAGGCAGAGATTCGCGACGCCGTCGAGCGTTTGTTCAACGTGAAAGTGTTGTCGGTCAATACGAGTAATTACGCGGGCAAGCGCCGCCGCCGTGGCCTGCAGTACGGCCGGACAGCCCATTGGAAGAAAGCCATCGTGACGTTGCACGAGGGCGATTCCATCGACCTGATTTAG
- the rplB gene encoding 50S ribosomal protein L2, with the protein MPLRRFKPVTPGRRYMSVSDFADITKKKPEKPLTSPLPGKAGRNVHGHVTMRRRGGGHKRQYREIDFRREKEGIAGKVVAIEYDPNRSARIALVSYVDGEKRYILCPSGLEVGMVIDSGPEAELQVGNCLPLSRMPLGTTVHNVEMAPGRGGKIARSAGNACQLIAREGRYAALRLPSGEVRRVLSECRATVGSVGNEEHQNISIGKAGRSRWLGHRPKVRGVVMNPVDHPHGGGEGRTSGGRHPVTPWGKPTKGYKTRKKSKRSNMYIIRRRKK; encoded by the coding sequence ATGCCGTTACGCAGATTCAAACCAGTGACGCCGGGGCGGCGCTATATGAGCGTGTCCGATTTTGCGGACATCACGAAGAAGAAGCCGGAAAAGCCGCTGACGTCGCCGCTTCCGGGCAAAGCGGGCCGGAACGTGCACGGCCATGTGACCATGCGGCGCCGGGGCGGTGGGCACAAGCGCCAGTACCGTGAGATCGATTTTCGCCGTGAGAAAGAGGGCATCGCGGGCAAGGTGGTGGCCATTGAGTACGACCCGAACCGGTCGGCGCGGATCGCTCTCGTGAGCTATGTGGACGGCGAGAAGCGGTACATTTTGTGCCCGTCGGGGCTCGAGGTGGGCATGGTCATAGACAGCGGCCCAGAGGCGGAGCTCCAGGTTGGAAACTGCCTGCCTCTGTCGCGTATGCCGCTCGGGACGACAGTCCACAACGTTGAGATGGCGCCGGGCCGGGGCGGGAAGATCGCGCGGTCGGCGGGTAATGCGTGCCAGTTGATTGCGCGTGAAGGGCGTTATGCCGCGTTGCGGCTGCCCTCGGGCGAGGTGCGCCGGGTATTGTCGGAATGCCGCGCGACGGTTGGCAGCGTAGGCAATGAAGAGCATCAGAACATCAGTATAGGCAAGGCGGGCCGCAGTCGTTGGCTCGGCCACCGGCCGAAGGTGCGCGGCGTCGTGATGAACCCGGTGGACCATCCTCACGGCGGCGGCGAGGGCCGCACGTCGGGTGGGCGGCATCCGGTGACGCCCTGGGGCAAGCCCACCAAAGGGTACAAGACGCGCAAGAAGAGCAAACGGTCGAACATGTACATCATTCGCCGCCGGAAGAAGTAG
- the rpsS gene encoding 30S ribosomal protein S19: MPRSVKKGPFVDDHLMKKVEKQMGTKDKRVIRTWSRRSTVTPDMVGMTIAVHNGQKFVPVFITENSVGHKLGEFAPTRTFRAHSGTKEGGK; the protein is encoded by the coding sequence GTGCCACGCTCAGTAAAGAAAGGCCCGTTCGTGGATGATCACCTGATGAAGAAGGTGGAAAAGCAGATGGGCACGAAGGATAAGCGGGTAATCCGGACGTGGTCGCGCCGTTCGACCGTTACGCCGGATATGGTCGGGATGACCATCGCCGTTCATAACGGCCAGAAGTTTGTGCCCGTATTCATCACGGAGAATTCGGTAGGCCACAAGCTGGGTGAATTCGCGCCTACCCGGACATTCCGGGCACATTCCGGTACGAAAGAGGGAGGTAAGTGA
- the rplV gene encoding 50S ribosomal protein L22, translated as MAEAIARARFVRMAPRKIRLVADMIRGKKVEEARDTLAFTVKGAAPLLAKLLDSAVANAESKAAEKRQRVDTDAMVVTKVLVDGGPSMKRLYFMPRGRAGRVRKRMSHIELVISDS; from the coding sequence ATGGCGGAGGCGATTGCACGCGCCCGGTTCGTCAGGATGGCGCCGCGCAAGATTCGCCTGGTTGCCGACATGATCCGCGGCAAGAAGGTCGAAGAAGCGCGTGATACGTTGGCCTTTACGGTCAAGGGGGCCGCTCCTCTGTTGGCCAAGCTGCTGGATTCGGCCGTGGCCAACGCCGAGAGCAAGGCGGCGGAGAAGCGTCAGCGCGTTGATACGGACGCGATGGTGGTTACGAAGGTTTTGGTGGACGGCGGGCCGTCGATGAAGCGCTTGTATTTCATGCCGCGCGGTCGCGCGGGGCGCGTTCGGAAGCGGATGAGCCATATCGAATTGGTGATAAGCGATTCGTGA
- the rpsC gene encoding 30S ribosomal protein S3 encodes MGQKVHPLGFRLGVIRTWSSVWYADKEYADLLHEDLKLREYIKKRLYNTGVARIDIERAGRKAKVHIHTARPGLVIGPRGTEVDKLRFELERLTGRELLINIHEVFSPELSGQLVAEAVASQLERRVSFRRAMKKTIQSTMRLGAQGIRLRVSGRLNGAEIARSEETRAGSVPLHTLRANVDYGFATSYTTYGTIGVKCWLYHGDVERGERVSGLPEARPMTGRREGRGRGGAEKGQRR; translated from the coding sequence GTGGGTCAGAAAGTACATCCGTTGGGCTTTCGGCTGGGTGTGATACGCACCTGGAGTTCGGTCTGGTATGCAGACAAGGAATATGCGGACCTGCTGCACGAGGACCTGAAGCTGCGCGAGTACATCAAGAAGCGTCTGTACAACACCGGTGTGGCGCGAATCGACATCGAGCGGGCCGGCCGGAAGGCCAAGGTGCATATTCACACGGCCCGGCCTGGCCTGGTTATCGGTCCTCGAGGCACCGAGGTGGACAAGCTGCGTTTCGAGCTGGAGCGGCTTACGGGGCGCGAGCTTCTTATCAACATTCACGAGGTGTTCAGCCCCGAGTTGAGCGGGCAGCTGGTGGCGGAAGCGGTGGCTTCGCAGCTCGAACGCCGCGTGTCTTTCCGCCGCGCGATGAAGAAGACGATTCAAAGCACCATGCGGCTGGGCGCTCAAGGCATTCGGTTGCGTGTTTCGGGCCGTCTTAACGGGGCCGAAATCGCCCGTTCCGAAGAGACGCGCGCGGGCAGTGTGCCGCTTCACACCTTGCGCGCCAATGTGGATTATGGTTTTGCGACGAGTTACACGACGTACGGAACGATCGGCGTCAAGTGTTGGCTCTACCACGGCGACGTGGAGCGCGGTGAACGGGTGTCCGGATTGCCGGAAGCGCGGCCGATGACGGGCCGCCGTGAAGGACGCGGGCGCGGCGGCGCGGAGAAGGGTCAGCGCCGGTAG
- the rplP gene encoding 50S ribosomal protein L16, producing the protein MLMPKRVKHRKVQRGRRCGASKGSTKVDFGEYGLKAVQDGWVTARQIEAARIALTRAVRRGGKIWIRVFPDKPVTKKPAEVRMGKGKGAPEEWVAVVKPGRVMFELEGIPEPLAREAVRLAGRKLPIQTKFVARA; encoded by the coding sequence ATGTTGATGCCGAAACGAGTCAAGCACCGCAAAGTGCAGCGGGGCCGCCGGTGCGGGGCCTCGAAGGGCAGTACAAAGGTGGACTTCGGCGAATACGGTTTGAAAGCGGTACAGGACGGATGGGTGACCGCGCGGCAGATCGAGGCGGCCCGTATTGCGTTGACGCGCGCGGTTCGCCGCGGCGGCAAGATATGGATACGCGTTTTCCCCGACAAGCCCGTTACGAAGAAGCCGGCCGAGGTGCGCATGGGTAAAGGAAAAGGCGCCCCCGAGGAATGGGTGGCGGTTGTGAAACCGGGCCGGGTTATGTTCGAGCTGGAGGGCATTCCGGAACCGCTGGCACGGGAAGCTGTACGGTTGGCAGGCCGCAAACTTCCCATTCAAACGAAGTTTGTGGCGCGGGCGTAA
- the rpmC gene encoding 50S ribosomal protein L29 gives MKASEIRELTDEELRHRLRERTDALWAFRMQQVTGAVDNVRGARNARRDIARLKTIIRERELAKAKQAKEAK, from the coding sequence GTGAAGGCATCTGAAATTCGTGAACTGACGGATGAGGAGTTGCGGCATCGGCTGCGCGAGCGCACGGACGCTCTGTGGGCATTTCGTATGCAGCAGGTCACGGGTGCGGTGGACAACGTGCGCGGCGCCCGGAATGCGCGGCGGGATATCGCCCGGCTTAAGACCATCATCCGCGAACGGGAGCTTGCGAAGGCAAAGCAGGCAAAAGAGGCTAAATGA